In a single window of the Montipora capricornis isolate CH-2021 chromosome 11, ASM3666992v2, whole genome shotgun sequence genome:
- the LOC138024845 gene encoding uncharacterized protein isoform X2, which produces MFVVFKSNNHTKDSGFFASYYTFNKSPCSVNLTGAIGTFNSRMDADIHYCSWRITVSPGLLIIIKFTNFSLQNAGNDSLLVYDGEDASKKVLGVFYNGQLPPKEGISSTSNHMFVVFKSNNHTKDSGFFASYYTFNKSLHPTSASSGSSVTAKATSQSLTQSSHSHTERKANEGGQSKKAMVYGPVIGVLLVALIVLVVYTVWIRKRGRKYTLPETSEFRPVSYVNKLITINPLETFPEAGLDIIDSSLEQLEETKAAETSLGTKLRESELPITHEKLKNKFPIEKQSSTLDSLNSSLKRLSISLEGEMSFTVSVKVSQEKG; this is translated from the exons ATGTTTGTGgtgtttaaatcaaataaccaCACTAAAGACAGCGGGTTCTTTGCTTCCTACTATACATTTAATAAATCAC CATGTAGTGTGAACCTAACTGGTGCGATTGGAACTTTCAACTCAAGAATGGACGCTGACATACATTATTGTTCCTGGAGGATCACGGTCTCGCCTGGTTTGCTAATTATCATAAAGTTTACCAACTTTAGTTTGCAAAACGCTGGAAATGACAGTTTGCTTGTGTACGATGGAGAGGATGCCTCGAAAAAAGTGTTAGGAGTGTTCTACAATGGTCAGCTTCCCCCAAAGGAAGGAATATCTTCCACCTCAAACCATATGTTTGTGgtgtttaaatcaaataaccaCACTAAAGACAGCGGGTTCTTTGCTTCCTACTATACATTTAATAAATCAC TTCATCCAACTTCAGCGAGTTCAGGCAGCTCAGTCACTGCAAAGGCTACGTCACAGTCACTAACGCAATCATCCCATTCTCACACTGAGAGGAAGGCAAATGAAGGCGGACAAAGTAAGAAAG CAATGGTATATGGGCCTGTCATAGGAGTGCTGCTCGTCGCTTTGATTGTGTTGGTGGTTTATACTGTTTGGATCAGAAAAC GTGGAAGAAAATATAC ATTGCCTGAAACATCGGAATTTAGACCTGTATCTTATGTG AACAAGTTGATTACTATTAACCCACTGGAAACGTTTCCGGAAGCTGGTTTGGATATCATTGACTCCTCGCTGGAACAACTTGAGGAGACAAAAGCCGCAGAAACGTCATTAGGCACAAAGCTACGTGAATCAGAGCTCCCCATTACgcatgaaaagttaaaaaataaattccCAATAGAGAAGCAATCATCGACATTGGATAGCTTGAATAGTTCACTGAAGAGACTTTCAATCAGCCTTGAAGGGGAGATGAGTTTTACAGTATCTGTTAAAGTGTCACAAG